A window of Fragaria vesca subsp. vesca linkage group LG7, FraVesHawaii_1.0, whole genome shotgun sequence contains these coding sequences:
- the LOC101300106 gene encoding uncharacterized protein LOC101300106: MASAFAPPFLSPPPFSPQIALLFPKTPPLRASRRQTVPRSALREWREYEEAVKRKDLAGALGFLQSLETRQTQQVEIEIVDGSLPVESTRPSRELGFVGWERERDWEVLDTCLNADNMKLVGKAYGFLKDRGFLPNFGRLRNIVMEGTRDVTPTVLKTSTGLEASKFAPKKWGLSGSSRPALVAFLGGLSFLLSQGIDIRPNLTVILGLAFADSILLGGCCLAQISSYWPPNRRRILIHEAGHLLTAYLMGCPIRGVILDPIVAVQMGIQGQAGTQFWDEKMASDLAEGRLDGSAFDRYCMVLFAGIAAEALIYGEAEGGENDENLFRGVCLLLQPPLSVAEMSNQARWSLLQSYNLLKWHKSAHRAAVKALESRSSLSVVIRSIEEAMAANRGTKVN; this comes from the exons ATGGCCTCTGCTTTTGCTCCTCCCTTCCTCTCTCCACCTCCATTCTCTCCCCAAATTGCCCTCCTTTTTCCCAAAACACCCCCACTTCGCGCCTCAAGGCGCCAAACCGTCCCGAGATCAGCGCTCCGAGAATGGAGGGAGTACGAAGAAGCCGTGAAGCGCAAGGACCTCGCCGGCGCTCTTGGGTTCTTGCAATCCCTCGAGACCCGACAAACCCAACAAGTTGAGATTGAGATCGTTGATGGGTCGTTGCCTGTTGAGTCGACCCGGCCGAGTCGGGAGCTGGGTTTTGTGGGGTGGGAGAGGGAGAGGGATTGGGAGGTCCTGGACACGTGTCTTAATGCTGACAACATGAAGCTTGTGGGTAAAGCTTATGGCTTTCTCAAGGATAGAGGCTTCTTGCCCAATTTTGGCAGATTGAGGAACATTG TAATGGAGGGAACACGTGATGTTACACCGACTGTGTTGAAGACTTCAACCGGTTTAGAAG CATCGAAATTTGCTCCTAAGAAGTGGGGTCTATCAGGAAGTTCTCGTCCTGCGCTGGTTGCTTTTCTTGGCGGGCTATCTTTTCTTCTTTCTCAAGGCATTGATATCAGGCCTAACCTTACGGTAATATTGGGGCTAGCATTTGCGGACTCTATCCTCCTTGGTGGTTGCTGCTTAGCTCAAATTTCCAGTTATTGGCCTCCAAATAGACGTCGGATCCTCATCCATGAAGCAGGGCATCTCCTAACTG CTTATCTAATGGGTTGTCCCATTCGTGGGGTGATATTAGATCCAATTGTTGCAGTGCAGATGGGAATTCAAGGACAG GCGGGAACTCAGTTTTGGGACGAGAAAATGGCCAGTGACCTTGCTGAAGGAAGACTTGATGGTAGTGCTTTTGACAG GTACTGCATGGTGCTTTTTGCAGGCATTGCTGCTGAAGCTCTTATTTATGGGGAGGCAGAGGGTGGAGAAAATGATGAAAATTTATTTAGGGGTGTCTGTCTTCTTCTGCAACCCCCATTATCTGTTGCTGAG ATGTCAAATCAAGCAAGATGGTCTCTTCTGCAATCTTACAATTTGCTCAAATGGCATAAAAGTGCACACCGAGCTGCAGTTAAAGCTTTAGAAAGTCGCAGCAGTTTGAGTGTTGTAATTAGAAGCATTGAGGAAGCAATGGCAGCAAATAGGGGAACAAAAGTAAATTAA
- the LOC101307722 gene encoding F-box protein CPR30-like: MAETELPEDVTVNILCWLPVKSLIRFTSVSKRWRFIILSDPKFASSQFNAARQRRTFCTGAPQLESLDVDGTASFGHPSSVRKLSLPLERRGSRDVTLLGSCNGLVFLAFDSCYFYIWNPATRFFRELPDPGFPDHVCQVLTYGGVGYLSATEDYKVFATSYGLYPDGDSYVDTAQTKMFSYRAHFWKTVRGSAHYKCFAKGILLNEALHWAKSNEIIAFDFAPEKFRTMRMPDVDDQNDVAFGYVGVSEGCLCVCGYLRGGHDSVDYWVMREYGVDSSWTKLFNISSAGPGRYGDWLVMESCTVAVKGAIGFHHWLLVEIDHQQKAANGVYTVPGIINCYPSMIPYEDTLLRIND, from the coding sequence ATGGCGGAAACTGAACTACCTGAAGATGTGACGGTGAATATTCTGTGTTGGCTGCCCGTAAAATCCTTGATCCGGTTCACCTCCGTCTCGAAACGATGGCGTTTCATCATCTTGTCCGACCCCAAATTCGCATCATCTCAATTCAACGCAGCTCGTCAGCGGCGAACCTTCTGCACCGGCGCCCCTCAGCTCGAATCCCTAGACGTGGATGGCACGGCGTCGTTTGGACACCCTTCCTCCGTCAGAAAGCTAAGCCTCCCTCTCGAGCGACGGGGAAGCCGTGACGTCACCCTACTGGGCTCCTGCAACGGTTTGGTGTTTCTAGCCTTTGATTCTTGTTACTTTTACATCTGGAACCCGGCAACCCGATTCTTCAGGGAGTTGCCCGACCCAGGTTTTCCCGACCACGTCTGTCAAGTGCTGACGTATGGTGGTGTTGGGTACTTGTCTGCCACCGAAGACTACAAAGTTTTCGCAACCTCATATGGGTTGTATCCAGATGGAGACTCGTATGTAGACACAGCACAGACTAAGATGTTCTCCTACAGAGCTCACTTTTGGAAAACAGTACGAGGCTCAGCTCATTACAAGTGCTTTGCTAAGGGGATTCTTTTGAATGAGGCACTTCATTGGGCCAAGTCGAATGAAATCATTGCTTTCGATTTCGCACCTGAGAAGTTCAGGACAATGCGTATGCCTGATGTAGACGACCAAAATGATGTTGCCTTTGGCTATGTTGGGGTCTCTGAGGGATGCCTGTGTGTATGTGGTTATCTGCGCGGCGGTCATGACTCTGTTGATTACTGGGTCATGAGAGAATATGGCGTGGATAGCTCGTGGACTAAGCTCTTTAACATTTCCTCTGCCGGTCCTGGCCGGTACGGAGATTGGTTGGTTATGGAAAGCTGTACAGTTGCAGTAAAAGGGGCTATTGGTTTCCACCACTGGTTGTTGGTAGAGATTGATCATCAACAAAAAGCGGCGAATGGCGTCTACACGGTTCCAGGCATCATTAACTGCTACCCTAGCATGATTCCATATGAGGACACTCTACTTCGGATTAATGATTAG
- the LOC101308018 gene encoding F-box protein CPR30-like isoform 2 — protein MAESDLPEDVIVNILCWLPVKSLIRFTSVSKRWRFIILSDPKFAASQLNRARQLKALGPRLLFCTGTPQLESLDLADMASFGHPSSVRHLSLPPERPGGAVTLVGSCNGLVFLAFDTCYFYTWNPATRLFVELPDPGFPDVCQWVTYRGAGYLSATDDYRVFATCYGVYFNEDDESYIETKMFSSRAQVWKTIRGSGHKSSPDQGILLNEALHWVNFDEILAFDFAPEKFRTMRLPDIDDQYGVDFRYVGVSEGCLCVCGYLSGRDDSVDFWVMREYGVENSWTKLFNFSHGDPGRYIEWWVMESCTVAVKCAIGLHHWLLVKIDHQQEAEIDDYMVSGINNCYPSMIPYEDTLLRIND, from the coding sequence ATGGCGGAAAGTGACCTCCCTGAAGATGTTATAGTGAATATTCTGTGTTGGCTGCCCGTGAAATCCTTGATCCGATTCACCTCCGTCTCGAAACGATGGCGTTTCATCATATTATCCGATCCCAAATTCGCCGCCTCTCAACTCAACAGAGCTCGTCAGCTGAAAGCCCTCGGTCCCCGACTCCTCTTCTGCACCGGCACCCCTCAGCTCGAATCCCTGGACTTGGCTGATATGGCGTCGTTTGGACACCCTTCCTCCGTCAGACACCTGAGCCTCCCTCCCGAGCGACCGGGCGGTGCCGTCACCCTAGTGGGCTCCTGCAACGGTTTGGTGTTTCTAGCCTTTGATACTTGCTACTTTTACACGTGGAACCCAGCAACCCGGTTGTTCGTGGAGTTGCCCGACCCAGGTTTTCCCGACGTCTGTCAATGGGTTACTTATCGCGGTGCTGGCTACTTGTCTGCCACCGACGACTACAGAGTTTTCGCAACCTGCTATGGGGTGTATTTTAATGAAGATGACGAGAGTTATATAGAGACGAAGATGTTCTCCTCCAGAGCTCAAGTTTGGAAAACAATCCGAGGCTCAGGTCACAAGTCCTCTCCTGATCAGGGGATTCTTTTGAATGAGGCACTCCATTGGGTCAATTTTGATGAAATCCTTGCCTTTGATTTTGCACCGGAGAAGTTCAGGACAATGCGTCTGCCTGATATAGACGACCAGTATGGTGTTGATTTTCGCTATGTTGGGGTTTCTGAGGGATGCCTGTGTGTTTGTGGTTATCTGAGCGGCCGTGATGACTCTGTCGATTTTTGGGTCATGAGAGAATATGGTGTGGAAAACTCGTGGACTAAGCTCTTTAACTTTTCCCATGGCGATCCTGGCCGGTACATAGAGTGGTGGGTTATGGAAAGTTGTACAGTTGCCGTAAAATGTGCTATTGGTCTCCACCACTGGTTGTTGGTGAAGATTGATCATCAACAAGAAGCGGAAATTGACGACTATATGGTCTCAGGCATCAATAACTGCTACCCAAGCATGATTCCATATGAAGACACTCTGCTTCGGATTAATGATTAG
- the LOC101308497 gene encoding F-box protein CPR30-like, producing the protein MAETDLLPEEVMLSILCLLPVKFLIRFTSVSKRWRFIILSDPQLATSQLNRARQLKALGPRLIFLTNAPQLESLDLADTASFGHPSSVRKLSLPFERHARRDVTILGSCNGLVCVAFDASYFYIWNPATRFFMELPEPGFPDVCQQLTFHGVGYLSATDDYRVFATSYGAYPDEYGYSYEEAEEMKMFSSRSRVWKAIRHPAGHDTRSSNQGTLLNERLHWFSWWRMMDPLILAFDLATEEFTTMRLPEQFKPEELPNGIIFIVDFCCLGITDGCLCACDYLRADSVDFWVMREYGVDDSWTKLFNFSSDGPGRCGDWLIMESCTVAVKSPYWSLVKIDHKQEEEVGMYMLQGNKCCLSMTPYQETLLRIND; encoded by the coding sequence ATGGCGGAAACTGACCTACTACCTGAAGAAGTCATGCTGAGCATTCTGTGTTTGCTGCCCGTGAAATTCTTGATCCGATTCACCTCCGTCTCGAAACGATGGCGTTTCATCATCTTGTCCGACCCCCAACTCGCCACATCTCAACTCAACAGAGCTCGTCAGCTGAAAGCCCTCGGTCCCCGACTCATCTTCCTAACCAACGCTCCTCAGCTGGAATCCCTAGACTTGGCTGATACGGCGTCGTTTGGACACCCTTCCTCCGTCAGAAAACTGAGCCTCCCTTTCGAGCGACATGCACGCCGTGACGTCACCATACTGGGCTCCTGCAATGGGTTGGTGTGTGTAGCTTTTGACGCTTCCTACTTTTACATCTGGAACCCAGCAACCCGATTCTTCATGGAGTTGCCTGAGCCGGGCTTTCCCGACGTCTGTCAACAACTCACGTTTCATGGTGTTGGGTACTTGTCTGCCACCGACGACTACAGAGTTTTCGCAACCTCATATGGGGCGTATCCAGATGAATATGGATACTCATATGAAGAGGCAGAAGAGATGAAGATGTTCTCCTCCAGATCTCGAGTTTGGAAAGCAATCCGACACCCTGCTGGTCATGACACACGCTCTTCTAATCAGGGCACTCTTTTGAATGAGAGACTTCATTGGTTCTCTTGGTGGCGGATGATGGATCCTTTAATCCTTGCTTTCGATCTCGCAACAGAGGAGTTCACCACAATGCGTCTGCCTGAGCAATTTAAGCCTGAGGAACTACCAAATGGCATAATCTTTATTGTAGACTTCTGCTGTCTTGGGATTACCGACGGATGCTTGTGTGCATGTGATTATCTTCGTGCTGACTCTGTCGATTTCTGGGTCATGAGAGAATATGGTGTGGATGACTCGTGGACTAAGCTGTTTAACTTTTCCTCTGACGGTCCTGGCCGGTGTGGAGATTGGTTGATTATGGAGAGCTGTACAGTTGCCGTGAAAAGTCCATACTGGTCATTGGTAAAGATCGATCATAAACAAGAAGAAGAAGTTGGAATGTACATGCTTCAAGGCAACAAATGCTGCCTTAGCATGACTCCTTATCAAGAGACTCTACTTCGGATTAATGATTAG